In Paludibaculum fermentans, the genomic stretch CAGTGCCACAGCTCCAGTGCGTCCTCCCATCGCTGCAAATCGGTGCGGTAACTCACCGTCAGGATGTCCAGCAGAGCCGTGGAGGCACACGCCGCCGCATCATGCCGCTCCGCGGTCATCGCCGCGCGAAACTCAGCTTTCAGCTGTTCAAATTCGTGTTCCATGGCCCTAGTTGCTCGAGTTCGAGGAGCTCATCGCGTCCAATACCTGACTGATGTAGTTGTACTGCTGCTCCAGCGTCGCGACCAGCGCGTCGGCCGCCGCCATCCGTTGTTCCAGATCCGCCTGTATTCCGTCGATATAACTCTGCTTCTCCGCAATTTGGTTATCGAGCGCCGTGGCCTGGTTGTCGACTGAATTCTTTGCGGCCGTCAATGTTCCGTTGACGGCATCCTCCACTTCGTTCAATGCCGAAACCGCATCGTGCAGGAATCCCTTGGCCGCCGAATTGCCCAGAAAGTTTGTAACCCCCGCTGAATCGGCGAAGTTTGCCGCATAGAACGACATCTCGTTGAACGCCATATGGCCCGTCTGGTCGAGGCTTACCCCCAGGGCGGCCAGCGAGTTCACGCCGGCGCCCGGCTCCACGTGGCTGGTCATCTTCTGCAGGGCGCCTGTCAAAGCCCGGATCACAGACTGGCCCGCCAGCGCTCCTCCGGCCGTCCCGTGGTGCTTGTCTACCTCGTCGACAGCAGCATTGTACGCATTCACCAATGACGTCAATGCGCTGGAAACTGCTGAACTCTCACGGGTGAGCGTGATGCTTGTTGGATCGCCCGCTGTGCTGACACCAAGCAGGCTCACACTCAATCCTGGAGCAATCGTTACCGAGCGCGAGTCGCTTTCAGATATCTTAGAGGACCCATTCACTTTGTATCTGGCCACCTCGCCCCGTACCTGCTCTGTCTGCAGTTGGATCACGCCATCGGTGAGGGACACCGCAAAGTCCCCCAGCTTTGAAGCCTTGAGCGACAACCGGTAGTCTGGTGCGGCGTTTGATCCAACGTTCACCATCGTTGCGCGTACGCCGTTGAGGGAGTTCGCGTTGATCGCATCCACAAGACCGCTTAGCGTGTTCTTGGCAGGCTGGACCGTGAACGTGTTGGCGCCCACTGTGAGCCTGAATGCCGGCGCCGCCTGGTTGCTGAGACTCTGCGAATCCGGATTGGAGACAATGTTCGGCCCCGGCTCCCGGCTGCGGGTGGAAGTCACTCCCCCGCTC encodes the following:
- the fliD gene encoding flagellar filament capping protein FliD, which codes for MSSTIFNGNSRYATDFQTIIDRTVAIASMPLNQLKTQKTSLTDESTALKGLDTKFQAVQTALAGLNDAMGSGAIKATMTDTATVSASVSSGAIEGTYDIEVLDQGAFTTTLTSDTGPRRVTNPASQSLSKAAAPAFRLTVGTNTYELSPASNTLQGLVDAINAQSGANVQASKVNVGTTAVPDYRLSVVSSVAGAVSIQLNDGSMDLLAEQSHGDASGGVTSTRSREPGPNIVSNPDSQSLSNQAAPAFRLTVGANTFTVQPAKNTLSGLVDAINANSLNGVRATMVNVGSNAAPDYRLSLKASKLGDFAVSLTDGVIQLQTEQVRGEVARYKVNGSSKISESDSRSVTIAPGLSVSLLGVSTAGDPTSITLTRESSAVSSALTSLVNAYNAAVDEVDKHHGTAGGALAGQSVIRALTGALQKMTSHVEPGAGVNSLAALGVSLDQTGHMAFNEMSFYAANFADSAGVTNFLGNSAAKGFLHDAVSALNEVEDAVNGTLTAAKNSVDNQATALDNQIAEKQSYIDGIQADLEQRMAAADALVATLEQQYNYISQVLDAMSSSNSSN